One genomic window of Spirochaetia bacterium 38H-sp includes the following:
- the cobU gene encoding bifunctional adenosylcobinamide kinase/adenosylcobinamide-phosphate guanylyltransferase — protein sequence MEIFLVTGGARSGKSRFCIEKANSHTGRRVFIATAEALDEEMTERIIAHRAERGDSWETIEEPLKLADAISNAAGYADVVVADCLTLWLSNLCMSMLKPDKEYVISKINELTRTLAKVKARGGYASIFMVSNEVGCGIVPVSNLGRFFRDMAGMLNQRVAEVADNVVLMAAGLPIYAKKDGLPVFAD from the coding sequence ATGGAGATTTTTCTTGTTACCGGAGGGGCCAGAAGTGGCAAAAGCCGGTTTTGCATTGAGAAGGCTAATAGTCATACAGGAAGACGGGTTTTTATAGCTACAGCAGAGGCGCTGGATGAAGAAATGACAGAAAGAATTATAGCCCACAGGGCAGAACGTGGCGACAGCTGGGAAACTATAGAAGAGCCTCTGAAGCTTGCTGATGCCATATCCAATGCCGCAGGATATGCAGATGTGGTTGTAGCGGATTGTCTTACTTTATGGTTGAGCAATTTATGTATGTCTATGCTTAAGCCGGATAAAGAGTATGTTATTTCTAAGATAAATGAACTCACAAGAACTCTGGCGAAAGTAAAGGCAAGAGGAGGATATGCCTCTATTTTTATGGTAAGCAATGAGGTAGGCTGCGGCATTGTTCCCGTAAGCAATCTGGGAAGGTTCTTTAGAGATATGGCAGGTATGCTTAACCAAAGGGTAGCAGAAGTAGCCGATAATGTGGTACTCATGGCAGCGGGACTTCCAATATATGCAAAAAAAGACGGACTTCCTGTTTTTGCGGATTAA
- the cobT gene encoding nicotinate-nucleotide--dimethylbenzimidazole phosphoribosyltransferase, producing the protein MTKERKINMTIEKIENNSLSPIVRDAVQKRLDMLTKPQGSLGVLEELVIRLALIQDSVTPVINKKYVFVFAADHGVAKEGVSAYPQEVTAQMVYNFLAGGAAINALSKRAGAEVVVVDAGVAHDFSGCKGLIDQKVVYGSHNMTESPAMSREEAIKCIVSGIELAEEYEKKGINLAGVGEMGIANTTAASAVTAILCKLSPTVVTGKGTGIDENRLEKKVNIVKKAIEINAPDVNDPLDVLSKVGGAEIGQIAGFLLGCAALRIPVITDGFIATSGALIAQALCPALSDFLFASHVSQEPGHIYQLKKLGLSPLFDLGLRLGEGTGTTIAMQLMDSALEAYYNMASFQQAGVSEKEE; encoded by the coding sequence ATGACAAAAGAAAGAAAGATTAATATGACGATAGAAAAAATAGAAAACAACAGCCTTTCTCCTATAGTAAGGGATGCCGTACAGAAAAGACTGGACATGCTTACAAAACCCCAGGGAAGCCTTGGTGTTCTAGAAGAGCTGGTAATAAGGCTTGCCCTGATACAAGACAGTGTAACACCTGTAATAAATAAAAAATATGTCTTTGTTTTTGCCGCAGACCATGGAGTTGCCAAGGAAGGAGTGAGTGCCTATCCTCAAGAAGTCACTGCTCAGATGGTTTATAATTTTCTGGCAGGAGGTGCTGCTATAAACGCACTGAGTAAAAGAGCAGGTGCAGAGGTTGTTGTTGTGGATGCAGGTGTTGCTCATGATTTTTCCGGATGTAAAGGTCTCATAGACCAAAAGGTCGTATATGGAAGCCACAACATGACAGAAAGTCCTGCCATGAGCAGAGAAGAGGCTATAAAATGCATAGTATCAGGGATAGAGCTTGCAGAAGAATATGAAAAAAAGGGTATAAATCTTGCCGGTGTAGGAGAGATGGGTATAGCAAACACAACAGCTGCAAGTGCAGTCACAGCTATACTGTGCAAGCTCTCACCTACCGTTGTTACAGGAAAGGGAACAGGAATAGACGAGAACAGACTCGAGAAAAAAGTAAATATCGTAAAGAAGGCAATAGAAATCAATGCACCTGATGTAAACGATCCACTTGATGTCCTTTCCAAGGTAGGAGGAGCAGAAATAGGACAAATAGCAGGCTTTTTGCTAGGCTGTGCGGCTCTTAGAATCCCCGTAATAACAGATGGTTTTATCGCTACATCAGGAGCATTGATAGCACAAGCTTTATGTCCCGCTTTATCCGATTTTTTATTTGCTTCGCACGTTTCTCAGGAACCCGGGCACATATATCAGCTAAAGAAATTGGGTCTAAGCCCTCTCTTTGACTTGGGACTCAGACTGGGTGAGGGAACAGGAACAACCATTGCAATGCAGCTTATGGATTCTGCACTTGAGGCCTATTATAACATGGCAAGCTTCCAGCAGGCCGGTGTCTCAGAAAAAGAAGAATGA
- a CDS encoding DNA translocase FtsK, whose amino-acid sequence MSAKILRVALASFLVASGLLLLLSFFLSIGTFSPAEGAGFFLFASFGYAGLWVPVYIIWAGILLLLSDFPLWQFLWINIVSVPVFFLALALRAFTDPLADKSPLINAMIISFTRLGTFSISLLLSIVSFLLSLRLLPLLRSRFPSIEALFPPSSASGDPSVFSATEKNERDETVDSSDTASLDTDDSRIMSPDSVIARIATRTKDKVRLVEWEHVDNELEYDDTDTSDTEEQSDSYDDISDNIVESEQASFLPAVQESMDDGCLSSTDKYSSREIPAEDSTEIGRLESEHGDYDIPEDFADRIEVSQHGNVSSHALRSAETYEKAREEIEDKPSYDSENKTATYSSRAAGGATLSAYIENYRLPVDGILKNYPEMSGDRKEEIRQAGELLLSTLAEFGIDAELIGIRRGPVITMFEILPAPGVKLSKIVNLSDNIALRLAAQSVRIVAPIPGKRAVGVEIPNRERELVSMRSLMEDGALDGAGSIPVVLGRDITGEPQVVDLAQTPHLLIAGATGSGKSVCVNSMICSILYTRAPQEVRLMLIDPKIVELKLYNDIPHLLTPVVTDPKKAFQALQYCVYEMERRYALLDAVGARDIKTYNSKIKKERLAMESLPYIVIVIDEFADLMATSGKELESILARLAAMSRAVGLHLVLATQRPSIDVITGLIKANIPSRIAFMVASKFDSRIIMDAVGAEKLLGKGDMLFTSPWQPFPLRIQGAFVSEEEVENLVDYLRDLSPPDYIDDIIFTEEEENDLPVDELEDPLMEKAIEIVLSTGKASASYLQRRLKVGYNRAARMIENMEYLGIVGPANGSKPREILDIPEEYQKYVSERV is encoded by the coding sequence GTGAGCGCAAAGATTTTAAGGGTTGCTTTAGCATCTTTTCTAGTTGCATCTGGTTTGCTTCTTTTGTTGTCGTTTTTTCTCTCTATTGGTACTTTTTCTCCAGCGGAAGGTGCGGGGTTTTTTCTTTTTGCCAGTTTTGGTTATGCTGGTCTCTGGGTACCCGTATATATAATCTGGGCCGGTATTCTTTTGCTCCTGTCCGATTTTCCTCTCTGGCAGTTTCTCTGGATTAATATTGTGAGTGTGCCTGTTTTTTTCCTTGCGCTCGCTTTACGGGCTTTTACTGACCCTCTTGCTGATAAGAGTCCTCTTATCAACGCTATGATTATTTCTTTTACCCGGTTGGGGACTTTTTCCATAAGTCTTCTTCTTAGTATTGTGTCGTTTTTGCTTTCTTTAAGATTGTTGCCTTTGCTGCGCAGTCGCTTTCCCTCTATAGAGGCTTTATTTCCTCCTTCTTCTGCATCAGGAGATCCTTCTGTTTTTTCTGCTACGGAAAAAAATGAGAGGGATGAGACTGTGGATTCTAGTGATACTGCTAGTCTTGATACGGATGACAGCAGAATTATGTCGCCTGATTCTGTTATTGCCCGTATTGCGACAAGGACTAAGGACAAAGTAAGGCTGGTAGAGTGGGAGCATGTGGATAATGAGCTTGAGTATGATGATACGGATACCAGTGATACGGAAGAACAGAGTGATAGCTATGATGATATATCGGATAATATAGTAGAGTCTGAACAAGCCTCTTTTCTTCCTGCTGTGCAGGAGAGTATGGATGATGGTTGCTTGAGCAGTACGGATAAGTATTCTTCCCGCGAAATTCCTGCCGAAGACTCTACGGAAATTGGCAGGCTTGAGTCTGAACATGGTGATTATGATATCCCGGAAGACTTTGCGGATAGGATAGAAGTCAGTCAGCATGGCAATGTTTCTTCCCATGCTTTACGCTCTGCTGAGACTTATGAGAAGGCGCGGGAGGAGATAGAGGATAAACCTTCTTATGACAGTGAGAATAAAACAGCAACGTACTCCAGCCGTGCAGCAGGAGGTGCAACACTGTCCGCATATATAGAAAACTATCGCCTTCCGGTGGATGGTATACTAAAGAACTATCCCGAGATGTCTGGAGACAGGAAGGAAGAGATAAGACAGGCTGGAGAGCTTTTACTTTCTACTCTTGCCGAGTTTGGGATAGATGCCGAGCTTATAGGAATACGCCGCGGACCTGTAATAACCATGTTTGAGATTTTGCCTGCACCTGGGGTAAAGCTATCTAAGATTGTAAATCTTTCAGATAACATAGCCCTGAGGCTTGCAGCTCAGAGCGTGAGAATTGTTGCACCCATACCTGGTAAACGGGCGGTTGGGGTGGAGATTCCCAATAGAGAGCGCGAGCTTGTTAGCATGAGAAGTCTTATGGAAGATGGTGCTTTGGATGGAGCAGGAAGCATACCTGTTGTACTTGGCCGTGACATAACAGGAGAACCTCAGGTTGTAGACCTTGCACAGACTCCTCATCTTTTGATAGCAGGAGCTACAGGCTCTGGTAAGTCCGTATGCGTAAACTCCATGATTTGTTCCATATTGTATACCAGAGCGCCACAGGAAGTCAGACTTATGCTTATAGACCCCAAGATTGTCGAGCTCAAGCTTTATAACGATATACCTCATCTGCTTACCCCTGTTGTAACTGACCCCAAGAAGGCCTTTCAGGCTCTGCAGTATTGTGTTTATGAGATGGAAAGGCGTTATGCACTGCTAGATGCAGTGGGAGCACGTGATATCAAGACTTATAACAGCAAGATAAAAAAAGAACGCCTTGCCATGGAGAGTCTGCCTTACATAGTCATCGTGATAGATGAATTTGCAGACCTTATGGCCACAAGTGGCAAGGAGCTTGAGTCCATTCTTGCGCGGCTTGCCGCCATGTCTAGAGCTGTTGGACTACACCTTGTTCTTGCAACACAACGTCCCTCCATAGATGTTATAACTGGTCTTATCAAAGCTAACATTCCTTCCAGAATCGCATTTATGGTAGCCAGCAAGTTTGATTCTAGAATCATAATGGACGCTGTAGGTGCAGAGAAGCTCCTTGGAAAGGGCGATATGCTCTTTACCTCTCCGTGGCAACCATTTCCGCTGAGAATACAGGGAGCTTTTGTTTCTGAGGAGGAGGTTGAGAATCTTGTGGATTATCTTAGAGACCTATCTCCACCTGACTATATAGATGATATAATCTTTACAGAAGAAGAAGAGAATGACTTGCCTGTTGACGAGTTGGAAGACCCGCTTATGGAAAAGGCTATAGAGATTGTCCTATCAACCGGCAAGGCATCAGCCTCCTATCTCCAGAGACGGCTTAAGGTGGGGTATAATAGAGCCGCAAGGATGATAGAAAACATGGAATATCTGGGAATTGTAGGACCTGCTAATGGAAGCAAACCCAGAGAAATCCTGGACATACCGGAAGAATACCAAAAATATGTTTCTGAGCGCGTCTAA
- a CDS encoding response regulator has translation MYRAIIADDSATIRSIIERTLTRAGIQVLAQAKNGDEALSLFRKQQPNLVTLDITMPGTDGLKCLEEIKKNNPKTEIIIISALSDQSTAIKAIKMGASTFIKKPFTEHELLNHLETLGIIEKGE, from the coding sequence ATGTACAGAGCAATAATTGCAGATGACTCTGCTACAATAAGAAGCATAATAGAAAGAACCTTAACCCGGGCCGGGATACAAGTACTGGCACAAGCAAAAAACGGAGACGAAGCTCTATCTCTATTCAGAAAACAACAGCCAAACCTTGTCACATTGGATATAACGATGCCAGGAACAGACGGATTAAAATGCCTGGAGGAGATAAAGAAAAACAACCCCAAAACAGAAATCATAATAATAAGCGCCCTATCAGATCAGTCCACAGCCATCAAAGCAATAAAAATGGGAGCAAGCACTTTTATAAAGAAACCATTTACAGAACACGAATTACTAAACCATTTGGAAACACTGGGAATCATAGAGAAAGGAGAATAA
- a CDS encoding chemotaxis protein CheX — translation MMAEDLKTFVNITTSYFDSVTQKTADLGIPFIKNRENTFFLDYTGVIGISGLKKGAMYFTTSGGMLWTIAQILLPGEEEIGEEILMDIAGEIANTIAGNAREVFGENFWISVPFVFRGKPDEVLLNVQTPVYVIPIIWENFQSFLGIGLD, via the coding sequence ATGATGGCAGAAGACTTAAAAACATTTGTAAACATAACAACATCCTATTTTGATTCGGTTACCCAAAAAACAGCTGATCTTGGTATTCCCTTCATAAAAAATAGAGAAAACACTTTCTTCCTAGACTACACGGGTGTTATTGGCATATCTGGACTAAAAAAAGGTGCAATGTACTTTACAACTTCTGGAGGAATGCTATGGACAATAGCCCAAATATTACTCCCAGGAGAAGAAGAAATAGGAGAAGAAATTCTTATGGACATAGCAGGAGAAATAGCAAATACCATAGCCGGTAATGCACGAGAAGTTTTTGGAGAAAACTTTTGGATATCTGTTCCATTTGTTTTTAGAGGAAAACCCGATGAAGTACTTTTAAATGTACAAACCCCAGTATATGTCATCCCCATAATCTGGGAAAATTTCCAAAGCTTCTTAGGAATAGGACTAGACTAA
- the amt gene encoding ammonium transporter, which yields MEKTLYDYIWVILSAGLVFLMQAGFAMLETGFTRSKNSINVAIKNLTDVGISSVAFWLLGFGLMFGNSFKGIIGINHFLFSPGKTDWGIAWDTTFFLFQLMFAATCATIVSGAVAERMRFTAYLVISAFISAIIYPIFGHWAWGGALLPNSPGWLGSLGFVDFAGSTVVHSMGGWVALAAVLIIGPRKGRFDNSIKMQGSNIPISVLGTLLLWLGWFGFNGGSTLEMNTQVPGIVLRTSLAGATGMLAALFLGWIIYKKADISLVINGSLAGLVAITANAHAVTEAESLLIGAIGGLIMLATQEVLEKLKIDDVVGAIPVHLASGIWGTLAVGIFGKTDILGTGLSRIAQIGIQLLGITVAAAWGFFIPYIFLKTYNKISAIRVSEEIEDMGLNVGEHGASTELYDFFKTLDKQAATGDLSLRVPEEPFTEIGQIAKAYNKVISHLENTTIDRNKYMMILENIKSGLFMISKDYKIDSHYSANFLKIFNITEEDVNNNDFINIIKPMVSKKTLDSIKDYIDLFFTEHVEELVLKEFNPFKELDINISTEKNIEHKILTGSAKRVYKDEKIDAVMIIVEDVTEEALLERELKEQEEKTRSEMEIFYKLIHIDPHILEQFAASVAEDIETVTEIAQKFSDTPKEGLNHMFRYIHSIKGDAYAVGLDNIGDAAHKIEENIQEIRAEGKVRIDDLINIVVLTGEIKRTLKTIETLKNKLLSFKESYNNSEADPIYFSIEKLLTRIETEQGVKINLDMGGYKKEEIPVEHYKKIKDIIIQCIRNAISHAIEEPEERIAQGKPPHPTITVATSKTDKEISISIKDDGRGINYEKIAEKAKTNGYVTTKNRKDLIRLLFTEGISSKDKVDIHAGRGVGLPLVGNIIRQLGGRIKVYSMEGKGTEFIFYIPFENNKKTAGQAKLIASA from the coding sequence ATGGAAAAAACGCTTTACGATTACATTTGGGTCATTTTATCGGCTGGATTGGTATTTCTTATGCAGGCAGGCTTTGCGATGCTGGAAACAGGCTTTACAAGATCAAAGAACAGTATCAATGTTGCCATAAAAAATCTAACCGATGTAGGGATATCATCGGTGGCATTCTGGCTATTGGGCTTTGGACTTATGTTTGGCAATTCGTTTAAAGGTATAATAGGAATCAATCACTTTCTATTTTCTCCAGGAAAAACAGACTGGGGAATTGCATGGGATACTACTTTTTTTCTATTTCAGCTGATGTTTGCTGCAACTTGTGCAACAATCGTATCTGGAGCAGTAGCAGAAAGAATGCGTTTTACAGCATACCTTGTTATAAGCGCTTTTATAAGCGCTATCATATATCCTATCTTTGGCCATTGGGCATGGGGAGGAGCATTACTTCCCAATAGCCCGGGCTGGTTAGGCTCACTAGGATTTGTAGATTTTGCAGGCTCCACAGTTGTGCACAGTATGGGAGGATGGGTTGCCTTGGCAGCTGTATTGATAATAGGACCAAGAAAAGGGCGCTTTGACAACAGCATAAAGATGCAAGGAAGCAATATCCCAATAAGTGTGCTTGGAACACTGCTCTTATGGCTAGGATGGTTTGGCTTTAACGGAGGAAGTACTTTGGAAATGAATACACAAGTTCCCGGCATAGTTCTAAGAACATCTCTTGCCGGAGCAACGGGAATGCTAGCCGCTCTGTTTTTAGGATGGATAATATATAAAAAGGCCGATATAAGCTTGGTGATAAATGGTTCTCTTGCAGGACTCGTAGCAATAACTGCAAACGCTCATGCAGTAACAGAAGCCGAATCACTACTAATAGGAGCCATAGGCGGACTAATAATGCTAGCAACTCAAGAAGTATTGGAAAAGCTCAAAATAGATGATGTAGTAGGAGCAATCCCTGTACATCTTGCTTCAGGTATATGGGGCACCCTAGCCGTAGGAATATTTGGCAAAACAGATATTCTTGGCACAGGCCTTAGCAGAATAGCACAGATAGGAATACAGCTTCTTGGGATAACTGTAGCAGCGGCATGGGGATTTTTTATACCTTATATTTTTCTAAAAACATATAACAAAATAAGCGCCATAAGAGTATCTGAAGAAATAGAAGATATGGGACTCAACGTAGGGGAACATGGCGCTTCAACAGAACTATACGATTTCTTTAAAACACTGGATAAACAGGCAGCAACAGGAGATCTATCACTCAGAGTACCGGAAGAACCATTTACGGAAATAGGACAGATAGCAAAAGCATACAATAAAGTAATATCTCACCTTGAAAACACAACAATAGATAGGAACAAATACATGATGATACTGGAGAATATTAAGAGTGGACTATTTATGATATCAAAAGACTACAAAATAGACTCTCATTATTCTGCAAACTTTTTAAAAATCTTTAATATAACAGAAGAAGACGTAAACAATAACGACTTTATAAATATAATAAAACCTATGGTAAGCAAAAAAACATTGGATAGTATAAAGGATTATATAGACCTTTTTTTTACAGAACACGTGGAAGAATTAGTACTAAAGGAATTTAACCCTTTTAAAGAGCTGGACATAAATATAAGTACAGAAAAAAATATAGAACATAAAATACTCACAGGCTCCGCAAAAAGAGTCTACAAGGATGAAAAAATCGATGCAGTTATGATTATAGTAGAAGATGTGACAGAAGAAGCGCTTTTGGAAAGAGAGCTAAAAGAACAAGAAGAAAAAACTCGTTCCGAAATGGAAATATTCTATAAACTTATACATATTGATCCACATATACTAGAACAATTCGCAGCAAGCGTTGCGGAGGACATTGAGACAGTAACTGAGATAGCACAGAAATTTTCTGATACTCCCAAGGAAGGGCTAAACCACATGTTTAGATATATTCATAGTATAAAGGGCGACGCATATGCAGTTGGTCTTGATAATATTGGAGACGCAGCACACAAAATAGAAGAAAACATACAGGAAATTAGGGCGGAGGGAAAAGTAAGGATAGATGATCTTATAAATATAGTAGTGCTTACAGGAGAAATAAAGAGAACACTCAAGACAATAGAAACATTAAAGAACAAACTTTTGAGCTTTAAAGAGTCATACAACAATTCGGAAGCAGATCCAATCTATTTCTCCATAGAAAAACTGTTAACACGAATAGAAACAGAACAGGGAGTGAAAATAAATCTGGATATGGGCGGATACAAAAAAGAAGAAATTCCAGTAGAACATTATAAGAAAATAAAAGATATCATAATACAGTGCATAAGAAATGCAATATCTCACGCCATAGAAGAACCAGAAGAAAGGATAGCCCAGGGGAAGCCCCCTCATCCAACAATAACAGTAGCCACATCAAAAACAGATAAAGAAATATCTATATCCATAAAAGACGATGGCAGAGGGATAAATTATGAGAAAATAGCAGAAAAAGCCAAAACAAACGGTTATGTAACAACAAAGAATAGAAAAGATCTTATAAGACTTTTGTTCACAGAAGGAATATCTTCAAAGGATAAAGTAGATATCCATGCTGGACGGGGCGTAGGTCTCCCTCTTGTAGGCAATATAATAAGGCAGCTGGGAGGCAGAATAAAAGTATACAGCATGGAAGGAAAAGGAACAGAATTTATATTTTATATTCCTTTTGAAAATAATAAGAAAACGGCAGGCCAGGCAAAACTAATTGCAAGTGCCTAG
- the cobS gene encoding adenosylcobinamide-GDP ribazoletransferase codes for MKSFLIALSFLTTIPVRPNIESNNELAKSADSFMLVAHFKAIILALSSIISLYTMGRLPAAITVILMAELLSGGLHSDGLADTIDALGIKPQETPQKTREKRLTVLKDPATGAMGSLSLSIWALTCFAALATLSETSSLLTAAAIIAPIQAISAIKTCMYKSKPATHSLSSIFLPYKSPMIILDHIAAFITSTAALCFSFSLFVAAISATILSILTLTTSLIIKKNLTKKLGGINGDVLGATHQICFAISLLTLSAIDNLTK; via the coding sequence ATGAAAAGTTTCCTCATAGCTCTAAGTTTTCTTACAACCATTCCGGTAAGGCCCAATATAGAAAGCAACAACGAGCTTGCAAAAAGTGCAGACAGCTTTATGCTTGTTGCACATTTCAAAGCCATAATACTAGCACTATCCTCCATAATCAGCCTGTACACCATGGGAAGACTTCCTGCAGCAATAACAGTCATACTTATGGCAGAGCTTCTCTCCGGAGGACTCCACTCCGATGGCCTTGCAGACACCATAGATGCCCTGGGCATAAAACCTCAAGAAACCCCTCAGAAAACCAGAGAAAAACGCCTGACAGTATTAAAAGACCCTGCAACAGGTGCAATGGGCAGCCTTTCACTCAGCATCTGGGCACTGACATGCTTTGCAGCTCTTGCCACACTCTCAGAAACATCCAGCCTGCTGACAGCAGCTGCAATAATCGCGCCCATACAAGCCATAAGCGCAATAAAAACCTGCATGTACAAAAGCAAGCCGGCAACACACAGCCTCTCCAGTATCTTCCTGCCATACAAAAGTCCTATGATAATTCTGGACCATATTGCAGCATTTATAACAAGCACAGCAGCACTCTGTTTCTCTTTCTCCCTCTTTGTGGCAGCCATATCTGCAACAATCCTTAGCATCCTTACACTTACAACAAGCCTAATAATAAAAAAGAACCTCACAAAAAAACTGGGCGGAATCAATGGAGACGTCCTCGGAGCAACCCACCAAATTTGCTTTGCCATCAGTCTACTTACGCTAAGTGCAATTGACAATCTTACAAAATAA
- a CDS encoding DUF6485 family protein — translation MRECNVSANKAACNCTYPCSKKGICCECIAYHRKNGELPACYFPADAERTYDRSIEHYLKIR, via the coding sequence ATGAGAGAATGTAATGTTTCTGCCAATAAGGCTGCCTGTAACTGTACTTATCCATGCTCAAAGAAAGGCATATGCTGCGAGTGTATAGCTTATCACAGAAAAAATGGCGAACTTCCAGCTTGTTATTTTCCGGCTGATGCGGAGAGAACTTACGACAGGTCTATAGAGCATTATCTTAAAATCAGATAG